One Mycobacteroides abscessus ATCC 19977 genomic window carries:
- a CDS encoding molybdopterin-dependent oxidoreductase: MEHAARRIIAGLIAAAAALAVGQLAAAAVAPDSAPFYAVGNTVVDHTPAAVREWVIGIFGTSDKAVLFACLTVIIALLAALAGLVEGERRYGTVLIGLLGVFGAVAAVTRPAGTFAWIWPSVIAAVAGALVLGTLVHRAQSQAVPDRRRFFGTAAVFALGSAGLYWLGTRWSKGTVVAAERREATVPAPVAPAPPLPEGIDVKGAVPYITSNTDFYRIDTALRVPQVSTAEWQLNIHGMVDRPRTLMWADLNAMAATQRAVTLTCVSNEIGGNLIGNAVWTGFPIKPILESVGVHPDADMLLSKSVDGWTAGTPLQVLTDGRDAILAIAMNGTPLPVEHGYPVRQVVPGLYGYVSATKWVVDWEITRFDKADAYWTIRGWSARGPIKTGCRIDTPRTGDRLGTGTQIVAGTAWAQHRGIATVEVQIDDGPWLPARLAPEYSVDTWRQWWFAWQATAGEHIITARATDGTGAVQTDQIASPVPDGATGYPKRLVTVAA; encoded by the coding sequence ATGGAGCACGCGGCACGACGGATCATCGCGGGTCTGATCGCGGCGGCTGCCGCGCTCGCGGTCGGACAACTGGCCGCGGCTGCGGTGGCACCGGATTCCGCACCGTTCTATGCGGTCGGGAACACGGTCGTCGATCACACCCCAGCCGCCGTCCGGGAATGGGTGATCGGAATCTTCGGTACCTCCGATAAAGCGGTGCTGTTCGCCTGTCTGACCGTGATCATCGCACTACTCGCCGCACTAGCCGGCCTGGTGGAGGGCGAGCGGCGGTACGGCACAGTGCTTATCGGGCTGCTCGGCGTTTTCGGAGCTGTTGCCGCGGTAACCCGCCCGGCGGGGACATTCGCCTGGATCTGGCCCTCGGTGATCGCGGCGGTCGCTGGTGCGTTGGTGCTAGGCACCCTGGTCCACCGCGCACAAAGCCAGGCGGTACCCGACCGCCGCAGGTTCTTCGGGACAGCAGCTGTCTTCGCGCTCGGATCGGCGGGGCTCTATTGGCTCGGCACCCGCTGGAGCAAGGGCACCGTGGTCGCCGCAGAACGCCGCGAGGCCACCGTGCCCGCGCCCGTTGCGCCCGCCCCACCCCTGCCCGAGGGCATCGACGTCAAGGGCGCCGTCCCGTACATCACGAGCAATACAGACTTCTACCGAATCGACACCGCGCTACGGGTACCTCAGGTGTCCACCGCCGAGTGGCAACTCAACATCCACGGCATGGTCGACCGGCCACGCACTCTTATGTGGGCAGACCTCAACGCGATGGCGGCGACCCAACGAGCGGTCACGCTCACATGCGTCTCCAACGAGATCGGCGGAAATCTCATCGGCAACGCCGTGTGGACCGGCTTTCCCATCAAGCCGATCTTGGAATCGGTGGGGGTTCATCCGGATGCGGACATGTTGCTGTCCAAGAGCGTCGATGGCTGGACTGCCGGTACCCCACTGCAGGTACTCACCGATGGCCGCGACGCCATCCTTGCCATTGCGATGAACGGCACCCCGCTGCCCGTCGAGCACGGCTATCCCGTTCGACAAGTCGTGCCGGGGCTGTATGGCTACGTGTCGGCGACCAAATGGGTAGTCGACTGGGAAATCACCCGGTTCGACAAGGCAGACGCGTACTGGACCATCCGAGGCTGGTCGGCACGCGGCCCTATCAAAACGGGTTGTCGCATCGATACACCCCGAACAGGCGATCGGCTGGGCACGGGCACCCAGATCGTGGCCGGCACGGCCTGGGCACAACATCGGGGGATCGCCACGGTCGAGGTGCAGATCGACGACGGCCCGTGGCTTCCGGCCCGACTCGCGCCGGAATACTCAGTCGACACCTGGCGGCAATGGTGGTTCGCCTGGCAGGCAACCGCGGGTGAACACATCATCACCGCACGAGCAACCGACGGCACCGGAGCAGTGCAGACCGATCAGATCGCGTCCCCGGTACCCGATGGGGCGACGGGGTATCCGAAACGACTCGTAACGGTGGCCGCCTGA
- a CDS encoding sulfate ABC transporter substrate-binding protein has translation MPADEDHQDAPPIDWRALLRQLPLLNILGVVAVLVAATLVVVKNLPDHGADQLLNVSYDPTRELYNVVDGTFTKQYKDKTGKTIEIKRTNGGSARQARSVLDGSQRADVVSLASVSDVDTLSLRGLIAPNWRQRLPNNSVPYTSTIVFVVRKGNPRGIHDWPDLIKENVSVITPNPRTSGNGQLSVLAAWGSVVTRGGTDTDARSFLTALFRNVAALDSGARGATNTFSVQRLGDVHLTWENEAINEVDANKGELEIVYPPVSIRAEPAVAWVDANLGDPKRAAIARAYLEYLFTDEAQEVAAQHGYRPFKPDILARHSNTLPAIAQFPITAIASSWDDARQKFFSDNGIYETIPRNTDRGTTTFASDRQGR, from the coding sequence GTGCCAGCGGACGAGGATCACCAAGACGCGCCACCCATCGACTGGCGAGCACTGCTACGACAGTTACCCCTGCTGAATATCCTCGGCGTGGTCGCCGTCCTGGTGGCGGCGACCTTGGTGGTGGTGAAGAACCTGCCCGACCACGGCGCCGACCAGCTGCTCAACGTCTCCTACGACCCCACTCGCGAGCTGTACAACGTGGTCGACGGCACCTTCACCAAGCAGTACAAAGACAAGACCGGCAAGACCATAGAAATCAAGCGCACCAATGGCGGCTCGGCCCGGCAGGCCCGTAGCGTCCTGGACGGCAGCCAGCGTGCCGACGTGGTGTCACTGGCCTCGGTCAGTGACGTGGACACGCTGAGCCTGCGCGGACTGATCGCACCGAACTGGCGACAGCGGCTACCGAACAACTCGGTTCCTTACACCTCGACGATCGTGTTCGTCGTCCGCAAGGGCAACCCGCGCGGCATCCACGACTGGCCGGACCTGATCAAGGAGAACGTCTCCGTCATCACGCCGAATCCGCGCACCTCCGGCAACGGACAGCTCTCCGTGCTCGCCGCCTGGGGCTCGGTGGTGACACGAGGCGGAACGGACACCGACGCGCGCAGCTTCCTCACCGCGCTGTTCCGGAACGTCGCGGCCCTCGACAGCGGGGCACGCGGGGCCACCAACACATTCTCGGTCCAACGGCTCGGCGACGTCCATCTGACCTGGGAGAACGAGGCGATCAACGAGGTCGACGCCAACAAGGGCGAACTTGAGATCGTCTATCCACCGGTGAGCATCCGCGCCGAACCGGCGGTCGCATGGGTGGATGCCAATCTGGGCGATCCCAAACGGGCCGCGATCGCCCGGGCCTATTTGGAGTACCTCTTCACCGACGAGGCCCAGGAGGTCGCCGCGCAGCATGGATACCGGCCGTTCAAGCCTGACATCCTTGCCCGGCACAGCAACACGCTGCCCGCGATCGCCCAGTTCCCCATCACCGCGATCGCGTCGAGCTGGGATGACGCACGCCAGAAATTCTTCTCCGACAACGGGATCTACGAGACCATCCCACGCAACACCGACCGGGGTACCACCACCTTCGCCTCCGACAGACAGGGACGCTAG
- a CDS encoding SulP family inorganic anion transporter, with product MPSAPGLFESYDAIKARRDVIAGLTVAAISLPQAMAYALIAGVDPKYGVYSAIVVTAIASIFGSSSHLINGPTSAISLLVFSSLAFLDPENRTGLFEALFLLGVLVGTIQILIAVFKLGDLTRYISESVVIGFMASAALLLAIGQLANAIGVRDKGDGHMQVLQRAWLTLFHGDAVNYRALFLSVTAVALAVLLRRLVQRYELPQIDMLLVLIVTAVIAYAYGWTVPDGTGHTDVKISGKIPASLPEFHIPEVQVSTLGELSHGALAIAFIGLIEALSIAKAIAHHTGQQIDYNRQILAEGLANLAGGFFQSLPGSGSLSRSAINYQSGAATRFSGIVSAATVTIALLLFAPLLRYIPQAALAGLLLVTAVRLVDFHRLVYAIKASRYDAGLVIITALVGVAVNLDTAVLVGVVLSILLFVPRAAKLKAAELVVTDEGVIRERTPQDRPTGAGAPVIYDLEGELFFGAAPELDRYLESLHTRIRDEHLKVVILRLKRVRHPDVVCIERLEHFIREQQQLGVTVLLAGVRPDSLALLENVGFTHWLPPEQVFPEEEKEFSATLRAVRYAQSRLEEEPPNPAANPEKLYYLV from the coding sequence ATGCCTTCGGCACCGGGATTATTCGAGAGCTACGACGCGATCAAGGCCCGCCGTGATGTCATCGCCGGCCTGACGGTGGCGGCGATATCGCTTCCTCAGGCCATGGCCTACGCACTGATCGCCGGGGTGGACCCGAAATACGGTGTCTACTCCGCGATCGTGGTCACGGCCATCGCATCGATATTCGGCTCCTCATCGCACCTCATCAACGGACCCACCAGCGCCATCTCGCTGCTGGTGTTCAGCTCGCTGGCCTTCCTCGATCCGGAGAACCGCACCGGGCTGTTCGAGGCACTGTTCCTCCTGGGCGTGCTCGTGGGCACCATCCAGATCCTCATCGCCGTCTTCAAGCTGGGCGACCTCACCCGCTACATCTCCGAATCCGTCGTCATCGGGTTCATGGCAAGTGCCGCCCTGCTACTCGCCATCGGCCAGCTGGCCAACGCAATTGGCGTGCGGGACAAGGGCGATGGGCATATGCAGGTGCTCCAGCGCGCGTGGCTCACCTTGTTCCACGGCGACGCCGTGAACTACCGGGCATTGTTCCTGAGCGTCACGGCGGTGGCGTTGGCGGTGCTGCTGCGCCGCCTGGTCCAGCGCTACGAGTTGCCCCAGATCGACATGCTGCTGGTGCTGATCGTCACCGCTGTCATCGCCTACGCCTACGGCTGGACGGTGCCCGACGGTACAGGGCACACCGATGTGAAGATCTCCGGGAAGATCCCCGCAAGCCTTCCAGAATTCCATATCCCCGAGGTACAGGTGAGCACGCTCGGTGAGCTGTCGCATGGCGCGCTGGCCATCGCGTTCATCGGTCTGATCGAGGCGCTGTCCATCGCCAAGGCCATCGCACACCACACCGGGCAGCAGATCGACTACAACCGGCAGATCCTCGCCGAAGGCCTGGCCAATCTGGCCGGCGGCTTCTTCCAGAGCCTGCCCGGCTCCGGCTCGTTGTCACGATCGGCGATCAACTACCAGTCGGGGGCGGCTACCAGATTTTCCGGAATCGTTAGCGCGGCAACGGTAACCATCGCGCTGCTGCTCTTCGCCCCGCTGCTGCGCTACATCCCACAGGCCGCGCTGGCGGGTCTGCTATTGGTGACCGCGGTGCGATTGGTGGACTTCCACCGCCTTGTCTACGCCATCAAAGCGTCGCGCTATGACGCCGGTCTGGTCATCATCACGGCACTGGTGGGAGTGGCCGTGAACCTGGACACCGCGGTGCTTGTCGGCGTGGTGCTCTCCATCCTGCTGTTCGTGCCGCGCGCCGCCAAGCTCAAGGCCGCCGAACTCGTCGTCACCGACGAGGGAGTCATCCGTGAGCGGACTCCTCAGGACAGACCGACCGGTGCGGGGGCGCCCGTCATCTACGACCTGGAGGGTGAACTGTTCTTCGGTGCGGCACCCGAACTCGACCGCTATCTCGAGTCGCTGCACACCAGGATCCGCGATGAGCATCTGAAGGTGGTGATTCTGCGGCTGAAGCGTGTGCGCCACCCCGACGTCGTCTGCATCGAACGACTCGAGCACTTCATCAGGGAGCAGCAACAGCTCGGAGTCACCGTTCTGCTGGCCGGGGTCCGCCCGGATTCGCTTGCGCTGCTGGAGAATGTCGGCTTTACCCATTGGCTGCCCCCCGAGCAGGTCTTCCCCGAGGAAGAGAAGGAGTTCTCGGCGACGCTGCGGGCCGTCCGCTACGCACAAAGCCGGCTCGAGGAGGAGCCCCCGAACCCGGCAGCGAACCCGGAAAAGCTCTACTACCTGGTGTGA
- a CDS encoding alpha/beta hydrolase encodes MPRYYRDQQAWKDLQMFLPERLRLDESTVPQEEFWDWHGNQVHLDRYANPAASVKVVLLHGVGTNGRQMSLILGAPLARRGYETVAIDNLGYGLTEVAPGTVPGYGDWVDLVVDFLEYERRRDVRPIVLYGLSAGGMLAYHVAAKAPRDTVRGIIGMTFLDQRVREVADGTAHDLLTARVGVPFLRLAAKTPARRVRYPMWLAAKMSTLANSRAAMKVFMKDRTSAASWVSVKFLAEYMSYAPAVEPADFDVCPIILTQPDEDQWTPYELSRPVLDPITKVPVTVVPLERAGHYPLEDPGLKQLEDAAVGFIRAVTG; translated from the coding sequence ATGCCTCGTTACTACCGCGACCAGCAGGCGTGGAAAGACCTCCAAATGTTCCTTCCCGAGCGCCTGCGCCTCGACGAATCGACGGTGCCGCAGGAGGAATTCTGGGACTGGCACGGCAATCAGGTACACCTCGACCGGTACGCCAATCCGGCGGCGTCGGTGAAGGTGGTGTTGCTGCACGGTGTCGGTACCAACGGCCGACAGATGTCACTGATCCTGGGTGCACCATTGGCGCGCAGGGGCTACGAGACGGTCGCGATCGACAACCTGGGCTATGGCCTGACCGAGGTCGCGCCCGGCACCGTACCCGGATACGGCGATTGGGTAGACCTGGTGGTCGACTTCCTGGAATACGAGCGGCGCCGCGATGTGCGTCCCATCGTGCTGTACGGACTCAGCGCCGGCGGCATGCTCGCGTACCACGTGGCCGCCAAGGCGCCGCGCGACACAGTGCGCGGGATCATCGGCATGACATTTCTGGACCAGCGGGTGCGTGAGGTGGCCGACGGCACGGCCCATGATCTGCTGACCGCACGGGTTGGTGTCCCGTTCCTTCGGCTCGCGGCCAAGACGCCGGCCCGGCGGGTGCGTTACCCGATGTGGCTGGCCGCCAAGATGAGCACGCTCGCGAACAGCCGCGCGGCGATGAAGGTCTTCATGAAGGACCGCACCTCTGCCGCCAGCTGGGTCAGCGTCAAGTTCCTGGCGGAATATATGAGCTACGCCCCCGCCGTCGAGCCCGCCGACTTCGACGTGTGTCCGATCATCCTCACCCAGCCCGATGAGGACCAATGGACGCCCTACGAACTCAGCCGACCGGTACTCGACCCCATCACCAAGGTGCCGGTGACGGTGGTGCCCCTGGAGCGAGCGGGGCACTACCCGCTGGAGGACCCGGGGCTCAAGCAACTCGAGGATGCAGCCGTCGGATTTATCCGGGCCGTCACCGGCTGA
- a CDS encoding 3-oxoacyl-ACP reductase, translated as MSPKLTDDLYALLVNSGPGNLLAGRLGIPQPEKLRRYKKGQPALAGPVLIGGEGRLAEPLRAALADDYEVVSNNLGGRWADKFGALVFDATGITTPVELKALHEFFTPLLRNVGKSGRLLVIGTTPDKAATTDERIAQRALEGFTRSLAKEFSNGATVQLVYLHPDAKTGATGLESTVRFILSAKSTYVDGQVFYVGADDSTAPADWDKPLAGKVAIVTGAARGIGETIAEVFARDGAAVVAIDMPSEELNELASRVGGTALALDVTSEDAVDTITAHLKEHHGGKADILVNNAGITRDKLLKNMDDARWDSVIAVNLLAPQRLTEGLIGNGTIGEGGRVIGLASIAGIAGNRGQTNYGATKAGMIGITQALAPSLAEKGITINAVAPGFIETKMTAAIPLANREVGRRINSLNQGGEPVDVAETIAYFASPASNAVTGNVVRVCGQSWLGA; from the coding sequence ATGTCCCCCAAGCTCACTGACGACCTTTACGCACTGCTGGTCAACTCCGGGCCCGGCAACCTGCTCGCCGGCCGCCTTGGTATCCCGCAGCCCGAGAAACTGCGCCGCTACAAGAAGGGCCAGCCCGCGCTGGCCGGGCCCGTGCTGATCGGTGGCGAAGGCCGCCTCGCCGAGCCGCTGCGCGCCGCCCTGGCCGACGACTACGAGGTGGTGTCCAACAACCTCGGCGGCCGTTGGGCCGATAAGTTCGGCGCTTTGGTGTTCGACGCCACCGGCATCACCACCCCCGTCGAGCTCAAGGCCCTGCACGAGTTCTTCACACCGCTGCTGCGCAATGTCGGCAAGTCGGGCCGCCTGCTGGTCATCGGAACCACACCGGACAAGGCCGCCACCACCGACGAGCGCATCGCCCAGCGCGCGCTGGAGGGCTTCACCCGATCGCTGGCCAAGGAGTTCAGCAACGGTGCCACCGTGCAGCTGGTGTACCTGCACCCCGATGCCAAGACCGGCGCCACGGGCCTGGAGTCGACGGTCCGCTTCATCCTTTCGGCCAAGTCCACCTACGTGGACGGCCAGGTGTTCTATGTGGGCGCCGACGACTCCACCGCGCCTGCCGACTGGGATAAGCCGCTGGCCGGCAAGGTCGCCATCGTCACCGGCGCCGCCCGCGGTATCGGCGAGACCATCGCCGAGGTGTTCGCCCGTGACGGCGCCGCCGTCGTCGCGATCGACATGCCATCTGAAGAACTGAACGAGCTGGCCTCACGCGTCGGTGGCACCGCGCTGGCGCTGGACGTCACCTCCGAAGATGCGGTCGACACCATCACCGCACATCTCAAGGAGCACCACGGCGGCAAGGCCGACATCTTGGTCAACAACGCCGGTATCACCCGCGACAAGCTCCTCAAGAACATGGATGATGCGCGCTGGGACTCCGTGATCGCCGTCAATCTGCTTGCGCCGCAACGCCTTACCGAGGGCCTCATCGGAAACGGCACCATTGGCGAGGGTGGCCGGGTCATCGGGCTGGCCTCCATCGCCGGTATCGCCGGCAACCGCGGCCAGACCAACTACGGCGCCACCAAGGCCGGCATGATCGGCATCACCCAGGCACTGGCTCCATCGCTGGCCGAGAAGGGCATCACCATCAATGCCGTGGCCCCGGGCTTCATCGAGACCAAGATGACCGCCGCCATCCCGCTGGCCAACCGCGAGGTGGGCCGCCGCATCAACTCGCTGAACCAGGGTGGCGAGCCGGTGGATGTCGCCGAGACCATCGCCTACTTCGCGAGCCCCGCCTCGAATGCGGTCACCGGCAACGTGGTCCGCGTGTGCGGCCAGTCCTGGCTGGGGGCCTGA
- a CDS encoding MaoC family dehydratase, protein MAQPSGLQNMVMAAVGALPFIPRPSTLPTRVVRTQGVKIDPANVAAYAQVTGLTFSDKVPVTYPFTLQFPSVMSLVASLDFPFPAIGTVHLENHITQHRAISATDTVDIEVRAENLREHRKGLLVDVLTDITIGTDTVWQQTMTFLRQQRTSLSGGPKPEPPKAVKLPPPNSTLRISGGQIRRYASVGGDHNPIHTSSIGAKALGFPKAIAHGMFTAAAVLGNIQGDIPDAVRYDVKFGKPVLLPAAVGVWIDRPGGPGTAWDIAVRNPRNGDPHVTGSVTPL, encoded by the coding sequence ATGGCGCAGCCATCCGGGCTTCAGAACATGGTGATGGCGGCGGTGGGTGCCCTGCCGTTCATCCCGCGTCCTTCCACACTGCCCACCCGTGTGGTGCGCACCCAGGGCGTGAAAATCGACCCCGCGAATGTGGCCGCGTACGCACAGGTCACGGGACTGACCTTCTCCGACAAGGTGCCCGTCACGTATCCGTTCACCCTTCAGTTTCCGTCGGTGATGTCCCTGGTGGCGAGCCTGGACTTCCCGTTCCCGGCGATCGGCACGGTGCACCTGGAGAACCACATCACCCAGCACCGCGCCATCAGCGCGACCGACACCGTCGACATCGAGGTGCGGGCGGAGAATCTGCGCGAGCACCGCAAGGGGCTGCTGGTGGACGTCCTCACCGACATCACCATCGGGACCGACACAGTGTGGCAGCAGACCATGACATTCCTGCGCCAGCAGCGCACCAGCCTCTCCGGCGGGCCCAAGCCGGAGCCGCCCAAGGCCGTCAAGCTGCCGCCGCCGAACTCGACACTGCGGATCAGCGGTGGACAGATTCGTCGCTACGCGTCGGTGGGTGGTGACCACAACCCGATCCACACCTCGTCGATCGGCGCCAAGGCACTGGGCTTCCCGAAGGCGATTGCTCACGGGATGTTTACTGCTGCAGCAGTTCTCGGAAACATCCAGGGCGACATTCCCGACGCCGTGCGTTACGACGTGAAGTTCGGCAAGCCGGTCCTGCTGCCCGCCGCGGTGGGCGTGTGGATCGACAGGCCCGGCGGGCCCGGCACTGCTTGGGATATCGCCGTCCGCAATCCGCGCAACGGCGACCCGCACGTGACCGGGAGCGTCACCCCGCTCTGA
- a CDS encoding AAA family ATPase, translating into MARVLVTGMSGAGKTTLLRELARRGLCTVDTDYDGWTLADGRWDENRISALLEQHSDVVVSGTVDNQVNFYDRFCHLVLLSVPVDVAIARVSARTDNPYGRTTAEQDEIVRNTEEIEPLLRESATLELDGRLSVPELADRVEALARQPR; encoded by the coding sequence GTGGCGCGGGTGTTGGTGACAGGCATGTCGGGTGCGGGTAAGACCACCCTGCTGCGGGAGCTGGCCCGCCGTGGTCTGTGCACCGTCGACACCGACTACGACGGCTGGACACTGGCGGACGGCAGATGGGATGAGAATCGGATATCCGCACTGCTGGAACAGCATTCCGATGTCGTCGTCTCCGGCACCGTCGATAACCAGGTGAATTTCTACGACAGATTCTGTCATCTGGTGCTACTCAGTGTGCCGGTGGATGTGGCGATTGCGCGGGTGAGCGCTCGCACCGACAACCCGTACGGGCGCACCACTGCCGAACAGGACGAAATCGTCCGCAACACCGAGGAGATAGAACCACTGCTCCGCGAGAGCGCCACTCTGGAGTTGGACGGTCGCCTGTCCGTGCCCGAGTTGGCCGATCGCGTCGAGGCGTTGGCCCGGCAGCCGAGATGA
- a CDS encoding TIGR03086 family metal-binding protein, whose translation MTTALNPLETVANARAALHEVVSRLTEADNDKQTPNAKFTVAQLTDHLQNSIKLLGGAAGVDIALTTEGSVADRLLPQSQAVVDAWQRRGIDGTVTLPIGEYPAEVAVRILGSEFLVHAWDYAVATGQEFEPMDALTDGVLESVRMIIQPERRDGDFFADEVPVPDDSPNLVKLIAFTGRNPGWSPAS comes from the coding sequence ATGACCACAGCACTCAACCCACTCGAGACCGTCGCCAACGCCCGCGCCGCCCTACACGAGGTCGTCAGCAGGCTCACCGAGGCAGACAACGACAAGCAGACGCCCAACGCCAAGTTCACCGTCGCCCAGCTCACCGATCATCTGCAGAACTCCATCAAGCTGCTCGGCGGCGCTGCCGGTGTCGACATCGCCCTCACCACCGAAGGTTCCGTGGCCGACCGCCTCCTTCCGCAGTCGCAGGCCGTGGTCGACGCGTGGCAACGTCGCGGTATCGACGGCACGGTGACCCTGCCGATCGGCGAGTACCCGGCCGAAGTCGCCGTTCGCATCCTCGGCTCCGAGTTTCTGGTCCACGCCTGGGATTACGCGGTTGCCACCGGTCAGGAGTTCGAGCCGATGGACGCACTCACCGATGGCGTCCTGGAATCGGTGCGGATGATCATCCAGCCGGAGCGACGCGACGGCGACTTCTTCGCCGACGAAGTGCCGGTGCCTGACGACTCCCCGAACCTGGTGAAGCTCATCGCCTTCACCGGCCGCAACCCGGGATGGTCGCCGGCAAGCTGA
- a CDS encoding acetyl-CoA C-acetyltransferase has protein sequence MATSSARKSDASQGRRRVAVLGGNRIPFARSDGAYANASNQDMLTAAITGASDRFNLKGERLGAVIAGAVLKLSRDFNLTRESVLGSPLSPYTQAFDLQQACGTGLQAAIVGADGIALGRYESVLAGGVDTTSDAPINFGDDLRHTLLAIRRAKDNVTRLKLLGKLPAALGVDIPQNGEPRTGLSMGEHAAITAKQAGVKRTEQDALAAASHQKMAAAYDRGFFDDLISPFLGLYRDDNLRPNSSVEKLATLKPVFGVKHGDATMTAGNSTPLTDGASVALLSSEEWAAERNIPVLAYFVDGETAAVDYVNGPDGLLMAPTYAVPRLLARNGLTLQDFDFYEIHEAFASVVLATLQAWESADYCKERLGLDKPLGAIDRSKLNVNGSSLAAGHPFAATGGRIVAQLAKQLAEKKKENGGTGTYRGLISVCAAGGQGVTAILEA, from the coding sequence GTGGCAACTAGCTCGGCACGCAAGTCAGACGCTTCGCAAGGCCGCCGCCGTGTAGCTGTTCTCGGTGGTAACCGCATTCCCTTCGCACGTTCGGACGGCGCCTATGCGAACGCCTCCAACCAGGACATGTTGACCGCCGCCATCACCGGCGCATCCGATCGCTTCAACCTCAAGGGTGAACGTCTGGGTGCCGTCATCGCCGGTGCGGTGCTCAAGCTCAGCCGTGATTTCAATCTCACCCGCGAATCGGTGCTGGGCAGCCCGCTGTCGCCGTACACACAGGCCTTTGACCTGCAGCAGGCCTGCGGCACGGGCTTGCAGGCGGCGATCGTGGGTGCCGACGGCATCGCGCTCGGCCGTTACGAGTCGGTGCTGGCCGGTGGCGTGGACACCACCTCTGATGCACCGATCAACTTCGGGGATGATCTTCGCCACACCTTGCTGGCGATCCGGCGCGCGAAGGACAACGTCACCCGCCTGAAGCTGCTCGGAAAGCTGCCCGCCGCCCTCGGCGTCGACATCCCGCAGAACGGTGAGCCGCGTACCGGCCTGTCCATGGGAGAGCACGCCGCCATCACCGCCAAGCAGGCGGGCGTCAAGCGGACCGAGCAGGATGCCTTGGCGGCCGCGAGCCATCAGAAGATGGCCGCTGCCTACGACCGCGGCTTCTTCGATGACCTGATCAGCCCGTTCCTGGGTCTGTATCGCGATGACAACCTGCGCCCGAATTCCAGCGTGGAGAAGCTGGCGACATTGAAGCCGGTGTTCGGCGTGAAGCACGGCGACGCCACCATGACCGCCGGTAACTCCACCCCACTGACCGACGGTGCCTCGGTGGCGCTGCTGTCCAGCGAGGAGTGGGCGGCCGAGCGCAATATCCCGGTGCTGGCCTACTTCGTCGACGGCGAGACCGCGGCGGTGGACTACGTCAACGGTCCCGACGGACTGCTGATGGCCCCGACCTACGCGGTGCCGCGCCTGCTGGCCCGCAACGGTCTGACCCTGCAAGACTTCGACTTCTACGAGATTCATGAGGCGTTCGCCTCCGTGGTGCTCGCGACGCTACAGGCCTGGGAGTCGGCGGACTACTGCAAGGAGCGCCTCGGTCTGGATAAGCCGCTGGGTGCCATCGACCGCTCCAAGCTCAACGTCAACGGTTCCTCGCTGGCGGCCGGGCACCCATTCGCGGCGACCGGTGGCCGCATCGTGGCCCAGCTGGCCAAGCAGCTCGCCGAGAAGAAGAAGGAGAACGGAGGGACCGGTACGTACCGCGGACTCATCTCGGTGTGTGCGGCCGGGGGCCAGGGTGTGACCGCCATTCTGGAAGCCTGA
- a CDS encoding DUF1361 domain-containing protein — MTEARRAVLVLSLVATSVLTFLLGVTDPAAPLFYPTRFLIWNLFLAWLPVFAALAFSAVRQKIWLIPIGLVWLAFLPNAPYLVTDLVHLINGIAFWRHVLQYGVAAWTGIILGIVSLRLVHRRIQRDFGAVTGWIVVVVSVGLCAVGVVIGRFQRWNSWDLIHRPGAVAASTLEWVSSPFSFVAHTGVAVAVAAFFGLAYLTIWSVSPPDTGPEVTAGPENLGKVPA, encoded by the coding sequence ATGACCGAAGCTCGACGTGCCGTACTGGTTCTATCGCTGGTCGCAACTAGCGTGCTGACTTTTCTGCTCGGCGTCACCGATCCAGCGGCTCCCCTCTTCTACCCCACGCGCTTCCTGATCTGGAACCTTTTCCTGGCTTGGCTACCCGTTTTCGCGGCCCTGGCCTTTTCCGCTGTCCGGCAAAAAATTTGGCTGATTCCCATTGGGCTCGTATGGCTCGCGTTCTTACCCAACGCGCCATACCTCGTCACCGACCTGGTGCACCTGATCAATGGCATCGCCTTCTGGCGCCACGTTCTGCAGTACGGGGTGGCCGCCTGGACCGGGATAATTCTCGGCATAGTGTCACTACGCTTGGTGCACAGGCGAATTCAGCGCGATTTCGGCGCTGTCACAGGGTGGATAGTCGTCGTCGTCTCGGTGGGGCTGTGTGCGGTGGGCGTGGTGATCGGTCGTTTCCAGCGCTGGAATTCCTGGGACCTGATTCATCGTCCCGGCGCGGTCGCGGCGAGCACCCTGGAGTGGGTCAGCTCGCCATTCTCCTTCGTGGCCCATACCGGTGTGGCCGTGGCCGTCGCCGCCTTCTTCGGGCTGGCCTACCTCACCATCTGGTCGGTCTCGCCACCCGATACCGGCCCCGAGGTGACAGCCGGGCCGGAAAATCTCGGGAAAGTGCCCGCGTAG